The following coding sequences lie in one Rutidosis leptorrhynchoides isolate AG116_Rl617_1_P2 chromosome 6, CSIRO_AGI_Rlap_v1, whole genome shotgun sequence genomic window:
- the LOC139854195 gene encoding uncharacterized mitochondrial protein AtMg00810-like, translated as MHQPFGFRDPSLPDHVCLLKRSLYGLKQAPRAWYQRFAEFVFTIGFAHSRCDHSLFIYKNGNDVAYILLYVDDIVLVTSNSGLRSHLMLLLGREFSMKNLGPLSSFLGIDVQRTKTGLFLNQKSYAEEIIDRAGLTHSNSANTLVDTNGKLSSTNGSPYPNPTLFRSLAGALQYLTFTRPDISYAVQQVCLHMHAPKDSHMLALKRIIRYVKGTISHGLHLTKSNVNSLVAYTDADWGGCPDTRRSTTGYCVFLGSNLISWSAKRQPTVSRSSAEAEYRGVANVVSESCWLRNLLLELHCPIPKATMVFCDNVSAIYLSGNPVQHQRSKHIEMDIHFVREKVARGQARVLHVPTRFQIADIFTKGLPRVLFDDFRDSLSIRPPPASTEGVY; from the coding sequence ATGCATCAACCTTTTGGTTTTAGGGATCCCTCGCTTCCCGATCATGTATGTCTTTTAAAACGCTCTCTTTATGGTCTCAAACAAGCTCCACGTGCTTGGTACCAACGATTTGCTGAGTTCGTTTTCACTATTGGTTTTGCTCATAGTCGTTGTGATCAttcattatttatttacaaaaatgGTAATGACGTGGCTTATATTCttctttacgttgatgacattgtaCTTGTTACGTCTAATAGTGGTCTTCGTTCTCATCTAATGCTTCTGCTTGGTCGCGAGTTTTCCATGAAAAACTTAGGGCCACTTAGTTCTTTTTTAGGGATCGATGTGCAACGAACTAAAACGGGTTTGTTTTTGAATCAAAAATCGTATGCTGAGGAAATCATTGATCGTGCAGGATTAACTCATTCTAACTCCGCCAACACTCTAGTTGACACAAATGGGAAATTAAGCTCTACAAATGGATCTCCTTATCCGAACCCGACTCTCTTCCGCAGTTTAGCTGGAGCACTTCAATACCTCACCTTCACACGTCCCGATATCTCCTACGCCGTGCAACAAGTGTGCTTACATATGCACGCACCCAAAGACAGCCACATGCTCGCACTCAAACGTATTATTCGCTATGTTAAAGGGACTATTTCTCATGGGTTGCATCTTACAAAATCGAATGTTAATTCCTTAGTCGCCTATACTGACGCTGACTGGGGTGGTTGTCCCGACACTAGACGCTCTACaacgggttattgtgtttttctcgGCTCTAATCTTATCTCCTGGTCCGCAAAACGACAACCAACGGTATCACGATCTAGTGCGGAAGCCGAATATAGGGGCGTCGCAAACGTTGTATCCGAATCTTGCTGGTTACGCAATCTACTTCTCGAGCTTCATTGCCCAATTCCGAAAGCTACAATGGTATTTTGTGACAACGTTAGCGCAATTTATTTATCTGGAAATCCCGTCCAACATCAACGGTCTAAACACATTGAAATGGATATTCATTTTGTTCGTGAAAAAGTAGCTCGTGGACAAGCCCGTGTTCTCCATGTTCCGACACGTTTCCAAATCGCAGATATTTTCACGAAAGGGCTACCGCGAGTATTATTTGATGACTTTCGAGACAGTCTAAGCATTCGGCCTCCTCCCGCTTCGACTGAGGGGGTGTATTAG